The Sphaerospermopsis torques-reginae ITEP-024 genome has a window encoding:
- a CDS encoding tellurite resistance TerB C-terminal domain-containing protein: MTLITTDSQQVTTLKTSKMQSGTVSNRLILGICAFSVSFGLSLVPNWDFTQALVTGIITVLATYSAALFVDKRRRNYELMVLSSLYRKIRELEGLKYRIAREVEQVQQHKILLYTESQQLQNQIAESRNQRDNLHREIGNFAGQKKKLELEINSIKNALDNLENSTIELKKSCSELTAEKRRLELNCNVSRSEINQLQAQIEAFKQEKEEIENNLILSNRLKPQLEEKLYELRIEIQDLESKVLTKNQLLKETINAQENLENTLKDLQNQKQAQQAEISQLQNQISLLQDERDLLQNQVWELLQNIETLNPETIPENTQEDEIELFPFDELLEPIEENLPSEWRNFLEQMPTHQIQVLKAIIEQDNPQPILKQIAEAQITMPNLLIDAINEIANNTIGELIIETAEDKPEIYPEHLLNVQKIIAIHEG; the protein is encoded by the coding sequence ATGACATTAATAACTACAGATTCCCAGCAAGTCACTACGCTAAAAACAAGCAAAATGCAATCAGGAACAGTAAGTAATCGTTTGATTCTAGGTATATGTGCTTTTAGTGTGAGTTTTGGTTTAAGTCTTGTTCCCAACTGGGATTTTACTCAAGCCTTAGTTACTGGAATCATTACCGTACTTGCCACTTATTCAGCCGCCTTATTTGTGGATAAAAGACGCAGAAATTATGAACTGATGGTTTTAAGTTCTCTCTATAGAAAAATTAGAGAATTGGAAGGCTTAAAATATCGCATTGCCAGAGAAGTTGAACAAGTACAACAACATAAAATTCTTCTCTATACAGAATCACAGCAACTACAAAATCAAATCGCAGAATCTCGTAATCAAAGAGATAATTTACATCGAGAAATAGGTAATTTTGCAGGACAAAAGAAAAAGTTAGAACTAGAAATTAATAGCATTAAAAATGCACTAGATAACCTAGAAAACAGTACAATAGAACTGAAAAAATCCTGTTCAGAACTAACGGCAGAAAAACGTCGTTTAGAGCTAAATTGTAACGTATCCCGTTCAGAAATTAATCAACTTCAAGCCCAAATTGAAGCATTTAAGCAAGAAAAAGAAGAAATCGAAAATAACCTGATTCTCTCCAATAGACTCAAACCCCAACTAGAAGAAAAACTCTATGAACTCAGAATAGAAATTCAAGACTTAGAAAGCAAAGTCTTAACTAAAAATCAATTATTAAAAGAGACAATTAACGCCCAAGAAAATCTAGAAAATACACTGAAAGATTTACAAAATCAAAAACAAGCACAACAGGCAGAAATTAGCCAATTACAAAATCAAATTTCCTTATTACAAGATGAGCGAGACTTATTACAAAACCAAGTTTGGGAACTACTGCAAAATATAGAAACACTTAATCCAGAAACAATACCTGAAAATACCCAGGAAGATGAAATTGAATTATTTCCCTTTGATGAATTACTAGAACCTATAGAAGAAAATCTACCCTCAGAATGGAGGAATTTTTTAGAACAAATGCCAACCCATCAAATTCAGGTATTAAAAGCCATAATCGAACAAGATAATCCCCAGCCAATTCTTAAACAAATTGCCGAAGCACAAATCACAATGCCTAATTTATTAATTGATGCTATCAATGAAATTGCCAATAATACTATTGGTGAATTAATTATTGAAACAGCAGAAGACAAACCGGAAATTTACCCAGAACATCTGCTCAATGTCCAAAAAATTATAGCAATTCATGAAGGTTAG
- a CDS encoding ATP-binding protein, whose product MSTVNTSSYTKVQFFQRQAASLLLYQSVLKGEVAIAFLDLLQAIRYTDADGRDCLQAYGNYFQALAASKQTWEEYLIQQILIADNPFTRLAQQQEFTDLPPALVAAAQHDLQALQNLYECNSAVLSEWVQLVSHLPVSPVVWYQEPEAVEFDTDLITTLQQLDTWADAVEDLAAYYQQHGTGLFAQYRAFRWQDGQFLGIPYPDPVKLDTLVGYDWQKDALLKNTLFLLSGQPALHVLLYGSRGSGKSSLVKSLLNEYSDKNLRLIEVAKSELQNLPKIVEHLRGVPQKFIIFVDDLSFEEDDDAFKALKVVLEGSLTARPKNVIVYATSNRRHLIREYFSDRPTPKDNEEVHAWDTMQEKLSFSDRFGLTLTFEAADQKTYLHIVQHLAAQAGININQEDLEFQALQWATRHNGRSGRTARQFIDFLKADLAVYGNNKNSL is encoded by the coding sequence ATGTCTACCGTAAATACTTCGTCTTACACCAAAGTTCAATTCTTCCAACGCCAAGCAGCGTCTCTTTTACTTTACCAATCAGTTCTTAAAGGCGAAGTAGCGATCGCATTTCTTGATCTGCTGCAAGCTATACGTTACACTGACGCAGATGGGCGCGACTGTCTCCAAGCTTACGGTAACTATTTTCAAGCTTTGGCAGCCAGCAAACAAACCTGGGAAGAATACTTAATTCAACAAATTCTCATTGCTGACAACCCCTTTACCAGATTAGCTCAACAGCAAGAATTTACTGATTTACCACCGGCGTTAGTCGCCGCCGCCCAACATGATTTACAAGCATTACAAAATTTATATGAATGTAATAGTGCTGTTTTAAGTGAGTGGGTACAATTGGTATCTCATTTGCCAGTCTCCCCAGTCGTCTGGTATCAAGAACCCGAAGCAGTAGAATTTGATACTGATTTAATTACCACTTTACAACAATTAGACACTTGGGCTGATGCTGTTGAAGACTTAGCAGCTTATTATCAACAACATGGCACTGGTTTATTTGCCCAATATCGCGCTTTTAGGTGGCAAGATGGGCAGTTTTTAGGTATACCCTATCCTGATCCAGTTAAACTAGATACATTAGTAGGTTACGATTGGCAAAAAGATGCTTTGTTAAAAAATACCCTGTTTTTATTGTCAGGACAACCAGCACTGCACGTATTACTATACGGTAGTCGCGGTTCTGGTAAGTCATCTTTAGTAAAATCTTTATTAAACGAATATAGCGACAAAAACCTGCGCTTAATCGAAGTGGCAAAATCAGAATTACAAAACTTACCAAAAATCGTTGAACATTTACGAGGAGTGCCGCAAAAATTTATTATCTTTGTCGATGATCTTTCCTTCGAGGAAGATGATGATGCTTTTAAAGCACTAAAAGTAGTTTTAGAAGGCAGCTTAACCGCTAGACCAAAAAATGTAATTGTTTATGCTACATCTAACCGTAGGCACTTAATTAGAGAGTATTTTAGTGATAGACCTACCCCCAAGGATAACGAAGAAGTTCATGCTTGGGATACAATGCAGGAAAAGCTTTCCTTTAGCGATCGCTTTGGTTTAACATTAACCTTTGAAGCCGCAGATCAAAAAACATATTTACACATTGTTCAGCATTTGGCAGCACAGGCGGGCATTAATATTAATCAAGAAGATTTAGAATTTCAAGCTTTACAATGGGCAACTCGTCATAATGGCCGTTCTGGCCGCACAGCACGGCAGTTTATTGACTTCTTAAAAGCAGATTTAGCTGTGTATGGTAATAATAAAAATAGCCTGTAA
- a CDS encoding TMEM14 family protein yields MNLGIFAAFGYGILALLGGIIGYIQAKSKVSLISGIISGLFIIFAAYCQLQGQSWGLSVAAFFIGVLVFFFSIRLAKTRKFMPGGLMIIFGIVTLVVILNQM; encoded by the coding sequence ATGAATTTAGGTATATTTGCCGCTTTTGGCTACGGGATTTTAGCATTATTAGGCGGAATCATTGGCTACATCCAAGCCAAGAGCAAAGTTTCCTTAATTAGTGGTATAATTAGTGGCTTATTCATTATCTTTGCTGCTTACTGCCAACTTCAAGGACAAAGCTGGGGTTTAAGTGTAGCAGCTTTTTTTATTGGTGTGTTAGTATTTTTCTTTTCCATTAGATTGGCTAAAACACGGAAATTTATGCCTGGGGGATTGATGATTATTTTTGGGATCGTGACATTAGTAGTCATATTGAATCAAATGTAA
- a CDS encoding aminoglycoside phosphotransferase family protein, with protein sequence MILSLSSQNVIQYLQKAGLCSSEDGALYESDLPGSGGNNRNLLVKLADNRKLLVKQERSRNFDSSPHEFFNEWLFHQLLDKFPVLGNISAIASLLLHFDADNSILVRSYLSEYMELGKFYENNSIFPIEIATAIGNTLAVLHRSTFQKREYRDFMDTAPQGQFRYHYYNPAQGIGSINQDIFGNIPTEALKFHTLYQKYESLESAIADLAYEWKPCCLTHNDLQLNNILVHSRWQNLDNCLVRLIDWEACAWGDPAFDLGNLLASYVKIWLSSLVVDPSLNLEESLNLAIIPLEVIQPSILAVIHAYLHAFPMILDYRRDFILRVIQFTGLALTHQIQNMIEYEKYFDNTHLCMLEVAKSLLIMPEQAVLTIFGSSEAEILQSVTGLNTKAKPEKEKQLLRIYYEKTRLRGC encoded by the coding sequence ATGATATTATCACTGTCTTCTCAAAATGTTATCCAGTATCTGCAAAAAGCAGGTCTGTGTAGCTCAGAAGATGGCGCATTATATGAATCTGATTTACCAGGAAGTGGCGGTAATAATCGGAATTTACTGGTGAAGCTGGCAGATAATCGTAAACTTCTGGTTAAACAAGAACGATCCAGGAATTTTGATAGCAGTCCCCATGAATTTTTTAATGAGTGGCTGTTTCATCAATTACTGGATAAATTTCCAGTGCTGGGGAATATTTCGGCGATCGCATCATTATTGCTCCATTTTGATGCAGACAATTCTATCCTGGTTCGTAGTTACCTCAGCGAATATATGGAACTGGGGAAATTTTACGAAAATAACAGTATTTTCCCCATTGAAATTGCCACCGCCATTGGTAATACATTAGCGGTGTTACATCGTTCTACCTTCCAAAAACGAGAGTATCGTGATTTTATGGATACTGCTCCCCAAGGACAGTTTCGCTATCACTATTACAACCCAGCGCAAGGAATAGGATCAATAAATCAAGACATTTTTGGCAATATTCCTACAGAGGCGCTGAAATTTCATACTCTCTATCAAAAATACGAAAGTTTAGAATCAGCGATCGCCGATTTAGCTTATGAATGGAAACCTTGTTGTTTAACTCACAACGATTTACAATTAAACAATATTTTGGTGCATTCCCGTTGGCAAAATCTAGATAATTGCTTGGTAAGATTAATTGATTGGGAAGCTTGCGCTTGGGGAGATCCAGCTTTTGATTTAGGTAATTTACTAGCAAGCTATGTCAAAATTTGGCTTTCTAGTTTAGTAGTAGATCCCAGTTTAAATTTAGAAGAATCTCTCAATTTAGCAATCATTCCCTTAGAAGTTATTCAACCTTCAATTTTGGCAGTTATCCACGCCTATCTTCATGCTTTTCCCATGATTTTGGATTACCGTAGAGATTTTATTTTGCGAGTGATTCAATTTACAGGTTTGGCACTAACTCATCAAATTCAAAACATGATTGAGTATGAAAAATACTTTGATAATACCCACCTGTGTATGCTGGAAGTTGCCAAAAGTTTGTTAATTATGCCTGAACAAGCAGTATTAACTATTTTCGGCAGTTCCGAAGCAGAAATTCTCCAATCTGTAACCGGATTAAACACCAAAGCTAAACCTGAAAAAGAAAAACAACTACTACGGATTTATTACGAAAAAACTCGCCTACGTGGTTGTTAG
- a CDS encoding T3SS effector HopA1 family protein, which translates to MLDNSTNQILNSLFDIASNIQIAPNFCIQHPNYQPFALPETVANRFKHNSPDLQHKYLALLLRNFLHGIYYNGSLQTVLSVNAEDGNYSQQKSLEQNYHLGIDWDFYEQLHQNNHGIGNYDSNWEVLRREPDKTLAVTKNGLTLYVEPECYLKSSKKSIKVGDLIAIWMPKNRLQNNCYVAVSNLGQQRQNTSETNLGVGRIYFNFSPSGAIALMDTLTQQLNNAHIPFSFEVLYNPGAYGRYDAGTLDFERQDYPIIHKILQTVYQENQSYFQPEIPLFTKYLAPGLSLAEEPNQKFAAQESFGMNRCQIVANALLEAWEKGKNAIEERIQIINQHFAQHLIDVQRPYLNPSSEDIYIPLNC; encoded by the coding sequence ATGTTAGATAACTCTACTAATCAAATTCTCAATTCTTTATTTGATATTGCCAGCAATATTCAAATTGCCCCAAACTTTTGTATTCAACATCCCAATTATCAACCTTTTGCACTGCCAGAAACAGTAGCGAATAGATTTAAACACAATTCACCAGATTTACAACATAAATATCTGGCTTTACTATTGCGGAATTTTCTCCACGGTATTTATTATAATGGTTCGCTGCAAACTGTTTTATCAGTCAATGCCGAAGATGGTAATTACTCACAACAGAAAAGTTTAGAGCAAAATTATCATCTGGGGATTGATTGGGATTTTTATGAGCAATTACACCAAAATAATCATGGTATAGGTAACTATGATTCTAATTGGGAAGTATTAAGACGAGAACCAGATAAAACTCTAGCAGTAACTAAAAATGGGTTAACATTATATGTTGAACCAGAATGCTATCTCAAATCAAGTAAAAAGTCTATAAAAGTAGGTGATTTAATAGCAATTTGGATGCCAAAAAACCGTTTACAAAATAACTGTTATGTGGCGGTTAGTAATTTAGGACAACAACGCCAAAATACATCAGAGACTAATTTGGGAGTAGGGCGAATTTATTTTAATTTTAGTCCATCAGGTGCGATCGCTCTCATGGATACCCTCACACAACAACTCAATAACGCCCATATTCCCTTTAGTTTTGAAGTTCTTTATAACCCCGGTGCTTATGGGCGGTATGATGCTGGTACACTTGATTTTGAAAGACAAGATTACCCCATCATTCACAAAATTCTTCAGACAGTTTACCAAGAAAATCAATCTTATTTCCAGCCAGAAATTCCCCTATTTACCAAATATTTAGCACCTGGACTGAGTTTAGCAGAAGAACCAAACCAAAAATTTGCCGCCCAGGAAAGTTTTGGGATGAACCGTTGTCAAATAGTTGCTAATGCTTTGTTAGAAGCTTGGGAAAAAGGGAAAAATGCCATTGAAGAACGTATACAGATTATTAACCAACACTTTGCACAGCATTTAATTGATGTGCAACGTCCTTATCTTAACCCCAGTTCTGAAGATATATATATACCCTTAAATTGTTAA
- a CDS encoding acyl-CoA thioesterase, protein MIFTYQRTIRFADTDAAGVVYFANILSICHEAYEESLRHSGINIKTFFTHPSVAFPIVHANVDFLRPIYCGDKLMISLIPQKLSIDKFNITYEITVTDVIVAKAITRHVCIDVNSRTKQELPDEMISWLETNRRDAEGAERRKSREEIM, encoded by the coding sequence ATGATTTTCACATATCAAAGAACTATAAGATTTGCCGATACTGATGCTGCTGGAGTCGTTTATTTTGCTAATATTTTAAGTATCTGTCATGAAGCTTACGAAGAATCACTAAGACATTCCGGCATAAATATCAAAACTTTTTTTACACATCCATCTGTTGCTTTTCCCATCGTTCATGCAAATGTAGATTTTTTGCGTCCGATTTATTGCGGTGACAAATTAATGATTAGTTTAATACCACAAAAGTTAAGTATTGATAAATTTAACATTACTTATGAAATTACTGTAACTGATGTAATAGTTGCTAAAGCAATAACTCGCCACGTTTGTATTGATGTGAATAGTAGAACCAAGCAAGAATTACCAGATGAGATGATTTCTTGGTTAGAAACGAACCGCAGAGACGCAGAAGGTGCTGAGAGAAGAAAGTCAAGGGAAGAGATTATGTAA
- a CDS encoding 2-succinylbenzoate--CoA ligase has product MEQPLEYLKNIKNHDWLIVDNSQEFYQIATKLYLELIEVSQNTTPPKIILAERETVRFLACFIAACAAKCPVFLCNPDWGKNEWEQVFNLVQPDIIWGDCCQFTPNLAITNYQLPVTNSIMIPTGGSSGKIKFAIHTWETLTASVQGFTEYFQLKTVNSFCVLPLYHVSGLMQFMRSFTTGGKLVITSFKEIASQPILNINPSDFFISLVPTQLQRLLENTQLTKWLSQFETVLLGGAPAWDELLEKARFYHIRLAPTYGMTETASQVATLKPDEFLQGKVNSGKILPHAEITIDNLTGNIKIQAKSLALGYYPQLWENRDGLLVDDIGFVDGDGYLHIIGRSSNKIISGGENIYPIEVESAIRKTNIVIDVCVIGIPDKNWGEALTAIYIPKHPNISILDIETQLKDKLSKFKIPKYWISLPKLPRNEQGKINRQQLQQIALDFLARSSHNYE; this is encoded by the coding sequence ATGGAACAACCTTTAGAGTATTTAAAAAACATCAAAAATCATGATTGGTTAATTGTTGATAATAGCCAGGAATTTTATCAAATAGCTACAAAATTATATTTAGAATTAATTGAAGTATCGCAAAATACAACACCACCAAAAATAATTTTGGCTGAACGAGAAACAGTGAGATTTTTAGCCTGTTTCATTGCTGCTTGTGCTGCGAAATGTCCAGTTTTTTTATGTAACCCAGACTGGGGAAAAAATGAATGGGAACAGGTTTTTAATTTGGTACAACCAGATATAATTTGGGGAGATTGTTGTCAGTTTACTCCTAATCTAGCAATTACCAATTACCAATTACCAGTTACCAATTCTATCATGATTCCTACTGGTGGTTCATCAGGAAAAATTAAATTCGCTATTCATACATGGGAAACACTAACCGCATCTGTGCAAGGGTTTACAGAGTATTTTCAGTTAAAAACAGTAAATTCTTTTTGTGTTTTACCTCTATATCATGTCAGTGGTTTGATGCAATTTATGAGAAGTTTTACCACCGGTGGTAAATTAGTTATTACCTCATTTAAAGAAATTGCATCTCAACCAATACTAAATATTAATCCTTCAGATTTTTTTATATCTTTAGTTCCCACTCAGTTACAAAGACTGCTGGAAAATACACAACTCACAAAATGGCTATCTCAGTTTGAAACTGTACTTTTAGGAGGTGCGCCAGCATGGGATGAACTGTTAGAAAAAGCAAGATTTTATCATATTAGGTTAGCACCTACTTATGGGATGACAGAAACAGCTTCTCAAGTTGCCACTTTGAAACCTGATGAATTTTTGCAGGGTAAAGTTAACAGTGGAAAAATTCTCCCCCATGCAGAAATTACCATTGATAATTTAACGGGAAATATTAAGATTCAAGCTAAATCTTTGGCTTTAGGTTATTATCCCCAACTTTGGGAAAATAGAGATGGTTTATTAGTAGATGATATTGGTTTTGTAGATGGAGATGGATATTTACATATTATTGGACGTAGTAGTAATAAAATTATTTCTGGTGGTGAAAATATTTATCCTATAGAAGTTGAATCAGCGATTAGAAAAACAAATATAGTAATTGATGTTTGTGTAATTGGTATACCTGATAAAAACTGGGGAGAAGCATTAACAGCTATTTATATTCCTAAACACCCAAATATTTCTATTTTAGACATTGAAACTCAACTTAAAGATAAACTTAGTAAATTTAAAATTCCTAAATATTGGATTTCCCTACCAAAATTACCTCGTAATGAACAAGGGAAAATCAACCGTCAACAACTGCAACAAATAGCACTGGATTTTCTAGCTAGATCATCTCATAATTATGAATGA
- a CDS encoding o-succinylbenzoate synthase, which translates to MKYQFSFRNISQKFTRPVITNHGIWEIRESVIIRLEDMTGKVSWGEIAPISWFGSETLEEALDFCHQLPKEITSEIIFEIIFKIPDKLPACQFGFESALENLQENHESLNYHHLNFSGLLPAGKAALNKWQNLWNQGYKTFKWKIGVHDINAELEILTLLIYNLPESAKLRLDANGGLDDNAAKLWLKQCDNFPNKIDFIEQPLPVDKFSEMLELSNYYNTKIALDESVATLQQLENCYKQGWRSIFVIKPGIVGSPSRLRKFCQQYQIDVVFSSVFETAIGRQAALKLAAELSSNNRAVGFGINHYFTQPQANWPQSLWNNL; encoded by the coding sequence ATGAAATATCAATTTTCTTTTCGCAACATTAGTCAAAAATTCACTCGTCCTGTGATTACAAATCATGGAATTTGGGAAATACGAGAAAGTGTAATTATCAGACTTGAGGATATGACAGGTAAAGTGAGTTGGGGGGAAATTGCCCCCATTTCTTGGTTTGGTTCGGAAACTTTAGAAGAAGCTTTAGATTTTTGTCATCAACTACCAAAAGAAATTACATCAGAGATAATTTTTGAGATAATTTTTAAAATTCCCGATAAATTACCAGCTTGTCAATTTGGTTTTGAATCAGCACTAGAGAATTTACAAGAAAATCACGAATCTCTAAATTACCATCATCTGAATTTTAGCGGATTATTACCAGCAGGAAAAGCGGCTTTAAATAAATGGCAAAATTTATGGAATCAGGGTTATAAAACCTTTAAATGGAAAATAGGAGTTCATGATATAAACGCAGAATTGGAAATTTTGACTTTACTGATTTACAACTTACCAGAATCAGCAAAACTGCGGTTAGATGCTAATGGTGGACTTGATGATAATGCAGCTAAATTATGGTTAAAACAATGCGATAATTTCCCCAATAAAATTGATTTTATTGAACAACCCTTACCTGTAGATAAATTTTCAGAAATGCTGGAATTGAGTAATTATTATAATACAAAAATTGCCTTAGATGAATCTGTAGCTACATTACAACAACTGGAAAATTGTTATAAACAAGGTTGGCGGAGTATTTTTGTCATTAAACCTGGTATAGTAGGTTCACCATCAAGGTTAAGAAAATTTTGCCAACAATATCAAATTGATGTGGTATTCTCATCTGTATTTGAAACTGCCATTGGTAGACAAGCAGCACTAAAATTAGCAGCAGAATTATCTAGCAATAATCGCGCAGTAGGTTTTGGCATCAATCACTATTTTACCCAACCACAAGCAAACTGGCCTCAAAGTCTATGGAACAACCTTTAG
- the menA gene encoding 2-carboxy-1,4-naphthoquinone phytyltransferase translates to MTTNQISIPKNKLWMAAIKPPMYSVAIMPIWVGSAVAFAETKIFNGLIFAVFMTAAILILAWENISNDVFDAETGIDKNKHHSLVNLTGNKQLMFWLGNLCLGSGLLGIMAIALLQKDPTVIGIILLCCGLGYMYQGPPFRLGYQGLGEILCFFAFGPLGVTAAYYSQTQTWSITNLAASVIVGIVTSLVLFCSHFHQVKDDIAAGKRSPIVRLGTEKGAQVLVWFTASIYPLSLLLVVLGIFPIWTLLSWLSLPFAFKLCRHVLENHHLPEKVSNSKFIAVAVHFWSCLLFGTGFMLG, encoded by the coding sequence ATGACTACAAATCAGATATCAATACCCAAAAATAAATTATGGATGGCTGCTATCAAACCGCCAATGTACAGTGTTGCTATTATGCCTATATGGGTAGGTTCGGCGGTAGCATTTGCAGAAACTAAGATTTTTAATGGTTTAATATTTGCAGTTTTTATGACTGCGGCAATTTTAATTTTGGCTTGGGAAAATATCAGTAATGATGTTTTTGATGCAGAAACAGGTATTGATAAAAATAAACATCATTCTTTGGTGAATTTAACTGGTAATAAGCAGTTAATGTTTTGGTTAGGTAATTTGTGTTTGGGTTCGGGTTTGTTGGGGATAATGGCGATCGCCCTTTTGCAAAAAGACCCTACTGTAATTGGTATAATCTTGCTGTGCTGCGGTTTGGGCTATATGTACCAAGGACCTCCTTTTCGTCTAGGATACCAGGGTTTAGGCGAAATTCTCTGTTTTTTTGCCTTTGGACCTTTGGGAGTGACAGCAGCATATTACAGTCAAACTCAAACTTGGTCAATTACTAATTTAGCAGCTTCTGTGATTGTTGGTATTGTCACCAGTTTAGTTTTATTTTGTTCACATTTTCACCAAGTAAAGGATGATATAGCTGCTGGAAAGCGATCGCCTATTGTGCGGTTAGGTACAGAAAAAGGCGCACAAGTCTTAGTTTGGTTTACAGCTAGTATTTATCCCTTATCGTTGTTATTAGTTGTGTTAGGAATTTTCCCCATTTGGACTTTGTTAAGTTGGCTAAGTTTACCTTTTGCGTTTAAATTATGTCGTCATGTTTTAGAAAATCATCACCTCCCAGAAAAAGTTAGTAACTCTAAATTTATTGCTGTTGCTGTACATTTTTGGAGTTGCTTATTATTTGGTACAGGATTTATGCTGGGATAA